The genomic window GTTCACTATATGATTGggatcatatttttattttgcagttGAGTCCTTTAAAGAAATCCAGGACAGTGTTTGTGTAGCACAAAGGAAGAAGGATAACTCTGAAGAGAGGGTTGTTCTGTTTGTCAAGATGGCCACAGGAAGCAATTTCTCCAGTGAACTGGTTACCAGAATTAAGACTTGTATCAGAAATGAACTAAGTGTCAGATATGTACCAACTGTAGTATTACCTATTGATGATATTCCAGTAAGATCTATTTATGTGAACCAAATCTATGAACCTATACtcatatctttaatttttttaaccaaaatctTCTGTAGTCAgaatgatagttttttttttttttttttagaaatatggATAAGTTAGACTGCTTGAAACCTGATAACATTTTGGCTGAAAGAAGAAGATactatttctgttttattttttggcaCATTGAATTCTTATGGCATCATCAATTTTTAAAGGAGACAGTTCGTAAATAATTTCTTaatcatattcaaatattttggtacaTTAAGCAAACAGTTTTCATTACTATTCAGTAATTGTAATGAAAGCTTACTAAACACATAGTTTAACTTTAACATGTTCATTAACTTAGAACAGAATACAAATAtagggatgtggtatgattgaattgccaatgagacaactattgaTTAGAATCTAAAAGATGTGTACGTATGTAAACAACTATAGAACACTGTACCACCAAACTTGTTTTATAATACTggggattaatttattttcaatggtaccaattttcgtggattgtggaaaacttgcatattcgtggatatttaacatgtttaaattcgtggttttggCGAAGTCTCCATGCATTCCTTTAGAAAACTTGTATTTCTTGGACATTTAAGTTTTGTGGTtccacaaaatccatgaaaaattagtatccaacaaatattaatgaatccagaGTACTGACCTATTTACTGTAtgcaaataaatatttacatgtttattaaagtgttgataagtatttatttgtatattacagTACACTATTAATAGTAAGAAGGTTGAGGCAGCAGTAAGGAAGGCTATGATGGGCGAGGAGGTTGTACAGAAAGGAGCTTTGGCTAATCCACAGTGTCTAGAACTCTATCATAACATCAAGGAACTACAGAATTACTGACATTCCCCAACAGTTAGAGATGGGAATTATTTAACTTGTATAAACATTTCATAACTGATGGGGACTATGTATTAAAGAATAACTAATGTAATTTCACAATTATCAGTAGAAATGGGAAACGGCAATTACTTAACCTTTTTAGATGTATTATTACTAGTGAAAACTTTACCATTCCatcatgataatgatatatgGACATAAGCGGTCTCTCTCATTTTAGCATCTCTATTTTACCTCTGGATACATATTTGATTGTGTATAATGGTATGGTATTTTTTATGCTTTTGATTTGATTGGAAATACTGCTTTTAAGATATAATCAGCACTGCAATAAACTGTAACTATTGAGACATAGAAAATCTACCATCTGACATAAAAATCAATATCTGAAAGAATATAAAAGGATTTACAACCAACGAAAATTAGTATTTCTATACAGTTTCCCTCTCTGATTGTGTTAAAGATACTGTTGTACATtgctttgtattttttattttgtattgaccAGTTATCTTATACAGTAATCTAGATCTGACAGATATGGCATAGTTGAATAGACATTTTACTTGCAAATAGTGGATTATGTTTACAATTGCAGGGAAGATAACACAATAAATTTGAATCAAATACTGGATAATATCTAGGTATTAAGTGTAGATGAGAGTTACCACAGGGTCATTATATATTTATCTGTTCATTTTCTAGAATGTGTCCTGAAAAGTACAACTAGGGAGAAACTGGGGTTCCAACAATATTTCCCCATTCAattgcattgatcgtcaaaaaaagggggtccaaccccTAGAACTCCACCCCCTGGTTATTCCACTGCTACTGTAGATGCAGACTGCCATTATCTAAAAAGACAGCAAATCTTAACGCAAAACAACATTGCAAGTGAAATCTGCTGAATGTAACTCTGATTTATTTGTGACAGAAAAgacttttttttgtgaaaatagcCATGGATGTAAGCCAACTATGTAAGATAACTTGGCCACTAAGGTCTTTGTTGTAAAACTAATATACATTATCAATGGACATtattaaaataacaattttaaaatcatgcttggttaaaaaaaaattataaaatagttcCAATAGTTGTTGCTAATTGCATGTATTTGAGCTGTGTCATATTTGTCCTATGTTCAAGGTCACTGCTGgtcaatatttattataaattgtcTCATTCATatctttgttattatttttacattttttgactGTTCTATATCTGTGATATTTTTTCCAAAAGTATTATTAATGTTGTAACACCATATCTAACAAATTAAGTTtgcaaaaattaaagttttggaTATATCTCATCATGCCCATAAAATTCTAAACCTGCTGTATAGTCAACGTTCAACAAAAAATTATCAGATGTCTATTTACATCTTTAGAATTTTAAGAATTGAGTCAACTCATTCAATTATATAACACAATAATGCTATAAGACTAAAGGGAATATATGCGTTTACATTTCGTCTAATAAGCTATGACACAAATATGATCATCAGCAGAAATTTCACCAAATTTAATGTTATAAATGTACTAGAattttcataatacatgtaccaTGTGATTTGAAAATAGCAGTTTCGAACGTTATTTAccttagtttagtttaaacatatttatttatagtggattgggaaacaagttttgcaacttatattaatccctttccactctgcgggtgcgagtgctgccttgtagcagcattagcctactcttttatcgaaatctacaagggtgtctttaacgtgcaagagatatggctttctcttaacacgggtcagccatttatcatcccccttccggactatcatcgtttcctcaagaccattttcgcagatggtgtcaagggagagccaaaaattgagttcctgaacgGGAATgaaaccaggaacctttgtgttagtagtccgatgcactaaccactacaccacagctATTTACCTGATAACACAATCAATAATAAAATCTACTACGACAGCCTAGTGTTAAAGAAAAGTGTGAAAATCCCCTTGGAAGAACAATATGCAAATATATCTGCTGTTTCAAATCAATGGAGATAATGAGCAATGTATATCAAAATGATCaaactcattttattttttgcttataTGCAAGATTGTAGTGTACTGTTACATTCCATGCATTAGTTTCATATCTTGAAATCTTATCAGATTTTATacttaaatcatatatatttatttatttctgttttgatGTGATTTATAGTacgtaaattcagaaattaatgcgaggttcctattattgtgaaaaatacgCAGAGTtttaaacgcaataatttaaattcacattttgaaatattttatgtgaaTAAAAGAGGATTTTTTCAcaatattgttaaaattaaaatcgcatttaagtctaaaatgacaaaatcgcaataataaatgcatgcaataatttatgaatttacagtattttgtttgtttgttgttttatttttttattattttgtttattgtttacattgaaatgcATGTTTCTGATTGTATgacaatcttgatatttatatgttTGCTGTATTAAAAGTTGTTAGATAGAGgttaatattattattgatagggTATGACAAATTTACAAAATCATGATAGCTGTTGAAATCAGtcaaatcataaatcgattgttTCACTTTCTTTGATTCTTAAAAATGGTTCAAAGCCAATAACTACCAATGGTTTCAGCTGCTTTAAAATATTTCAGACTTTTTAAAATGATGCTATATCCAGAAGGTATACATGTTTGCGAAATTGTTCAAAAGTGTAACAAGAAAGGTATGTACCGGTACCTCAGTTTATGAAATCCTGTATATGCTCACATGTAGCTTCAAGTTGGAGAAATACTCAATGAATAGTGCTTATAAAATTATTGAAAGCTTACATTTTAAAGGTCAAAATGGTCTGATAAGCTTGCATTTGAATATACATGAATGAAATTGAACTTGTGACAATCACTTGTAATTACAAAAATTTGccaaaaatatcatttatttaacatttttgacATCTTTATATTTGAATGGATCTCAACATTTTTGTTGGTTTAAAAATCTTCACATGGTATTCATAGTTGAAGAAAATTAATATTCCAAAAACTTTTCTAAAAGAATtacattcatttaaatttttgacGTGTTTTTATTTAAACGGACCTGAACATTTTTGTTGGTTGCATAATCTTTATATGGGTATTCATAGTTGTAGAAAATAAAGATGTTGGACAGACTCTTTGTTTGCTTATTTGCCTGTTATTGATTGTTCATATGTCCAGCCCATACAAATGTGTATGGAGTGCTGCAACTACTCTTATAGGAATACTTTTGTGTCTTATTTTTTATACGAAATTTTTTGGtggtatattggtatgacgttggcgtcgtagtctgcgtcgtcgtcgtccgaatacttttagttttcgcactctaactttagtaaaagtgaatagaaatctatgaaattttaacacaaggtttatgaccacaaaaggaaggttgggattgattttgggagttttggtcccaaaattttaggaataaggggccaaaaagggcccaaataagcattttcttggttttcgcactataactttagtttcagttcatagaaatctataaaattttgacacaaggtttatgaccacaaaaggaaggttgggattgattttgggagttttggtcccataattttaggaataaggggccaaaaagggcccaaataagcattttcttggttttcgcaccataactttagtataagttaatagaaatcaatgaaatttaaacacaaggtttatgacctcaaaaggaaggttgggattgattttggaagttttggtcccaacagtttaggaataaggggcccaaagggtccaaaattaaactttgtttgatttcatcaaaaattgattaattGGGGTTCTgttatatgccaaatctaactgtgtatgtagattcttaatttttggtcctgttttcaaatcggtctacattaaagtccaaagggttcaaaattaaactaagtttgattttaaccaatctcattaaaatccgaTGTTCTGATACGCTACCCTCCACTAGTGAGTGTTCTGATACGCTACCCTCCACTAGTGGAGGGTAGCGTATCAGAACAtcggattttaatgagattggattttaacaaaaattgaattcttggggttctttgatatgctgaatctaaacatgtacttagatttttgattatgagcccagttttaaagttggtccaaatcaggatccaaaattattatatgaagtattgtgcaatagcaagacattttcaattgctcagtattcagcaatagcaagaaatcttcaattgcacagtattgtgcaatagcaagaaattttcaatgcaGCAtgtacagtattgcgcaatagaaagaaatcttcaattgcacagtattttgcaatagcaaatattttcaattgcacagtattgcgcaatagcaagaaatatctaattgcacaatattgtgcaatagcaagaaattttagaaaattggagttatctttctttgtccagaatagtaattgaatcaacttaaatcattgttttatacaatatacaatgtatattcacttttactaccaactgataaattaaaacaatctttaccaagttcagtgataacaagcaccttttttacattttaatatttcatgatgtatttaaatgaatagttattgttgcaaactccgttagaaatttgaattgagatcagttttggaataagagaaagggggatgtgaaaaaaaaattgggggggggggggggttaaatttttctcatttcagatttcataaatgaaaaaactaaatttttcaaacatttatttgagaggattaatattcaacagcatgatgtattgctcaaaggcaaaacaaaaattttaagttcattagaccacattcattctgtgtcagaaacctatgctgtgtcaactatttaatcacaatccaaatttagagctgaatccagcttgcatgttgtgtccatacttgccccaaccgttcagggttcaacctctgcggtcatataaagctgcaccctgcggagcatctggttttatgcTACTCTAAGAAAATTCTGGAGCACATAGTATTAGATCTGTCCATCCTTTTGTGCATCTATAACAAATAGTTTCCAGATGATAATATTCCTTCCTTGATTAAATGGAAACAGATGGAAGATATAGGGAAGGTGAAGAAGTCTTTTGAATTCCAGGTCAAGGGTCAAAGGTAAAATTCATTGTTCTTTTGGGGGATGGATTGACTATGAATTGGGAACTTGTACAACActttaaaacatatgaaaaatgatcaataataatcataaaattgagaagggaaatggggaatgtgtcaaagagacaacaacccaaccatagaatagaaaacagcagaaggtcaccagtaggtcttcaatgcagcgagaaactcccgcaccctgaggcatccttcagctggcccataaacaaatatttatgttagttcagtgacaatggacgtcatacttaactccgaattagaaactaaaattaaaatcatacaagactaataaaggccagaggctcatgtTTATTTGTTCTTCTGCTATAAAATATTTGGATTAAACAACCTCTTCTAAAGTCGAACCCAGTGCAACTTAAAAACCAAACTGTGAAAGTCAGTCCAAAATGGCTTGGTTTATCAGGATGCAAACAAAGCACAAAAAAGAACATAGACAAAAGTATACTAGTACTTTGAACCCATAAAAATCTTCAATTCTCTGAATAAATGTGTAGTTGGGGAGCATCAGTTGGCAGTGCAtgctttatatttgtattttgttcctGTGTTAAAAACTGTCCAGCCTTTCCATGCCTAGCTTATGATAGTAGGTGCACATATTTCTGAATAATAGTAGCATGAAACCAGTACATTCTTAGATTAAGGTTTTTGGTTATGGTAGTTAACCATGATGTTGTCCCAACACCAACTTCAAATGTTGTATACATGTGCATTAGGATGTGATCTTTCTATATCATAAGTCAAACAATTTTTTGGATCATTATGTTATGATTCATCGAATATTGAATAAGGATGGCAGAAGCAGGGCATTGTGTCGTATGGACACAAAATCTTGTTTGCTTGTTCTGATGTAAACTGCCTTGGTTAATGTAATGATTGATTTTTATGTCTCACTTCTCTATAGCTACTAGAGTATGTATTGTTAACAGCATGATATTTTCATAGTATAAGTTTTTCCAAGACCTTCTTTAATATCCCATTGTTGTAAAACTTTACAGATCTGTCAAATGAAGAATGAAGACTGTTAAACAAAGATagtgttttacttttttaatattttttcattccCAATATTAATTTTTTCATGGACCACCCTGaattctttttttctatatatatatatccatattTAAAAGTCAATAACAACGAAATTTAAAATTGCTAGTTTAAGCGGACTAAAACTCAGGGGTTTGTCTGTGTGAAGGCTATAAAAAGTTTATGCTTGAGGTGAaagatattcataaaaaaataaaaagatcttCCTAGTGTTTGTCTAAATGATTGTATTTTCGAATTCTGTATCATGATTTTCTGTCAATTTATCACAGTATTTGTTAGTTTTCTTTACCTGAAGATTGAAGTAAATTCATCAGTACAAACTACAAGGTATTGTATTTAATAATTTCCATATCTGCTGCTTAATTATGGAACAAGTTGCTTAATCATTATGGATCACAAACATCattttgccaaataaaacaagaatgtgtccacagtacacggatgccccactcgcactatcattttctatgtttagtggaccgtgaaattggaataaattctctaatttggcattaaaattagaaagatcatatcatagggcacatgtatactaagtttcaagttgattggacttccacttcatcaaaaactaccttgaccaaaaactttaacctgaagcgggacagacggacgaacgaactgacgcacagaccagaaaacataatgcccctctactatagtaggtatataaaaaatgttatttttgtgcctgtcccaagtcaggagcctctggcctttgttagtcttgtattatttttaattttagtttcttgtgtacaattttgagtttagtatggcgttcactatcactgaactagtatatatttgtttaggggccagctgaaggatgcctctggGTGCagaaatttctcgctgcattaaagacctgctggtgaccttctgcttttgtttgttctatggtcgggttgttgtctctttgacacattccccatttccattctcaattttaatacaCTCATGAAATGGTAGATCCTGGCACTGCAATGCTTgttcttaaaaattattttctaatgcatgaatcaatatttaatttttattgttttatgtaataaaacaagagtgcaaacgctgaaatgtctcaACTTCTTCACTAACTATTGATATTATTTTgacagtcctaaatataaagcttactacaactatcacataaacttaatatgatccaagaaaatgaggtccaTGTCATATAAACCACACCAGAAATACATGCacaccttaaaatcattcaatacactataTATAGTTGAACTATTGCTTGTAGCTATAGTTTACAAGAAACAGACTTGACCAAGAAAGCTAAACATTGACctttaaaccatgaaaatgaggtcatggtcagatgaaccatgcctgTCATACATGTTCAGCTTACGATccttctatacaacaaatatagatgacctattgctTATTGCTTAAAAGAAAAACTGACCagaaaacaaaaacttaacactaagcgataaaccgtgaaaatgaggtcaaggtcaaataaaacctgcaagactaaacatgtacatcataaaatatttccaccaaatatagttgacctattgcatatagtattagaaaaaaagaccaacacccaaaaacttaattttgaccactgtatgaaaatgaggtcaaggtcagataacatgCCAatttgacatgtacaccttacaatcattccatacaccaaatatagtaggcCTATTTGATACAGTagaagaaaaacagaccaaaacacaaaaacttaactaaatGTATAACcaccgaaccatgaaaatgaggtcaaggtaagatgacatgtacatctaacaatctttccatacaccaaatacatgtatacaagacCTATTTCTTTTAGTATCTAAGATAAggacttgaccatcaaaacttaaccttgttcactgatccatgaaatgagtttgaggtcaagtgaaaactatctgacaggtatgagtaccttgcaaggtatgcacataccaaatatagttatcctattactcataataagagagaaatttacattacaaaaaatcttaactttttttctagaagtcactgaaccatgcaaatgaggtcaaggacaatggacatgtgacagacggaaacttcgtaacataaagcatatatatacaaagtatgaagcatccagttcttctatcttctaaaatataaagattttaagaAGTTAGTGAAAGCctctgccgccggatcactagtTCTATGTCAAGCTTCCTGCAACTAAAGATGCAGGCTCGAAAAAAATTATATGTGCTGCACAGACAATTTTTATAAAACGCAGGTGATAACTGGTTTTTATCTTGTTTTAGTATATAATGCACGATTAAAAGTTTTAACTGCTTTGAGTTTGAATTTATGGTTTTGGTGCTTTAGCATACTGCATGAATACAttgtttttctgctttttttaCATCTATTTTATTATATGCAATAATGCATAATTGTACTCTTTAAAATGCATGAAATGATTTGTTGACCAGCATCTATGAGCATATGtatcttttaaaatgtatatgtttatctgtattttacatatgtttttagtttttttttaaatttgcattagGTAGTGTCTATGTTGGTTTTTAAAGCTCATCAGAGTTTATGTTGTACTTTTTGGTGTATGTAACTACTCTAAATAAAGCTCCATTGCATGTCTCTTTTTTTCTGTTATCTCTTAACCTTCTCTCATTCACATTTATATCAACTACtcattgtttaaatataaaaaagaagatgtggtatgattgccaatgagacaactgtccacaagagaaaaatgacacagaaattaacaactataggtcaccgtaaggccttcaacaatgagcaaagccataccacatagtcagctttaaaaggccccgaaatgacaatgtataacaattcaaacgagaaaactaatggcctttattatataaaaaaaacatgaacgaaaaacaaatatgtaacacataaacaaacgacaaccactgaattacaggatcctgacttgggacaggcacatacatacataatgtggctgggttaaacatgttagctggatccaaaccctcccctaaactgggacagtggtataacagtacaacataagaaggaaaaaggcttaactcatcagatgaacaaaaatacaagtggatgttGCCAGATAAGTACAAGTCTActtagtttttatattttattattgttaaacCTATAATAACATATCAAAAACACATATTTCCGGCATTTCAAAACTTGTATAGTATAAATGTTTTCTTCCATAtatattacttttataaaattataaagtataAAATCTACATCTTGTTGGAATATTTTAAATGCCagcataaaatatttaaatgcatttacgTTCAGCAACTCCATAACAACATTTATAATACATTCTGCACAACTGGCAAGTGTATATTAACAAATAAATCTCATTTACTTATTGCAAGATATGTGAAAATGGCACATGTGATTCATTTCCTCCAAAAGAATTCATTTTGGAAATTTACATACCAACTTATCCCCACACtgagaaatttatttaaaaaaactataaatagaaaaaaaaaatcataaaatttcctCCACCCCTTACAAATGTTTTGGGCGATAAATGTAAAATAGGAAAAAAAGACaagatttaaaatcatttaaatttggagaacaaaatgaaaaatagaaaattaaaatgatatcCTTTAAAGTTCATCCTTCCCTTTTTTAGccttttttaataaaagtttgaATGATGTTAAAATATTTAACCTTGAGCCTAACTGTTCTCTCTTCTTATCACTAATTTTTCCATCTCTAATTTTTTCAACTCTTTTTACTTCTTCCGCAATGAAGGATTCACCTTTTTCCAAaacttttttcattgtttttatgtaaatttcaGCAGATTTTTTCTGAGATTCTTCTTTCAATTTTTCAGCAGCTTTCTCAACTTCTGTAACTACTGCTGTCTTTTTGTCATTGTCAGCTGCATTATAAAATTTGGTGACAAGTTCGTCAAATTCTTGTAAACAATCTGGAAGTCCTAACCAAAGACCTGAAAATGAAAAGTTAGAATTTGAGTTTAAGAAATCAATAATGGTTCAACTCacaatattatttttcttccCCAAGATCAGTCAGATGTAAACTCCTTTTTCAAAAtgagtagatgtggtatgatttccaatcaGATAGTTATACACAAAACTGaccaaagtttaaatgatgtGGATATGTTGaaaaatttgtatatattaatatgtaatataagtagcagggacataaaaaaaaactttctctcctaaatacatgaaatacatTGACAATGATTGAGGAAAAAAGGTTACTTTTTTATTGTTTcgaaaatgtttaacaaaaagtGACTGGAAACAAGATAAAACTACCATTCATCTTCCTCAGGAAAAACAATTTTTTCCCACTTTCACATAAATACAACGCTCATCATCAGTGGTTCATCTTAAATGAGCAAATCACAAACTTATATATTGTTGAAATCACTGCAtaagaaatttctttttaaattagtTCTGTACATGACAAGAATAATGCTACAGCAAACTCTACCCCCTAAAACTTAAGcctctatatgtatacatgttttaCCTGCTTCACTCATCAAAAATGATTTAATGTCATTAGCATTTTTTGTATCTCCTTTGTATAGGACGCCATCAAGGTCTCCATTAAGAAACAATCTGTAAACTGGGAATTGTTCCTTTATTACACCATATCTTTCTGCCAAGTCTAGATTTTCTTTCTCTCCATAGTCTGAATTATTAAATTTGAACAATTAGCAAAGAATCTAACGATAAAATTAAAAAGTGAATAGCTAACATCTCTGTGGCACTACGTCGCATCGCACATACCAAATAAAAAGGTGTGCAGCTTTTTATTATACCTAAGATATCTCCTTTAAACATCTAAAGAAGGAAAAGCTAAACTTTTACAGTTAT from Mytilus galloprovincialis chromosome 5, xbMytGall1.hap1.1, whole genome shotgun sequence includes these protein-coding regions:
- the LOC143076116 gene encoding endoplasmic reticulum resident protein 29-like, which gives rise to MEPNAEVYLGFLLLFALNAIGNTETVKGSIQLNSGVFEKIVKHHKAVLVKFDETYPYGDKQDTFKEVVEATMSQDDALCAEIQVSDYGEKENLDLAERYGVIKEQFPVYRLFLNGDLDGVLYKGDTKNANDIKSFLMSEAGLWLGLPDCLQEFDELVTKFYNAADNDKKTAVVTEVEKAAEKLKEESQKKSAEIYIKTMKKVLEKGESFIAEEVKRVEKIRDGKISDKKREQLGSRLNILTSFKLLLKKAKKGKDEL